A window from Ureaplasma parvum serovar 3 str. ATCC 27815 encodes these proteins:
- a CDS encoding ribose-phosphate pyrophosphokinase — protein MSKNDDILLFSLSNSHQLANKIANLLKIELSPIRIDKFADGELIVAPQVPVRGRRVIIIQSTSKPVNDSLMELLIAIDSIKRASAKAISVVIPYYGYARQDRKAKPREPITARLVAKMIESAGATSVLTWDIHSLQTQGFFDIPFDSLEAVWVLMKHYFSAYKDSSNITIVSPDYGGVKRAREISIATGATLAIVDKRRSGKNQVEINNVLGDVKDRDCVIVDDMIDTGGTILGAAKIVREKGAKSITIIATHGLFNNNARQHFQQAIKDRIINKICIADTIENEPFDGLEIVSIAPAIAKCIEIYSEGTGSMSFVHDENSKVLFAKKIY, from the coding sequence ATGTCAAAAAATGATGATATATTATTATTTAGTCTTTCAAATTCACATCAATTAGCTAATAAAATTGCTAATTTACTAAAAATTGAATTATCACCAATTAGAATTGATAAGTTTGCAGATGGTGAATTAATTGTTGCACCTCAAGTTCCAGTGCGTGGACGTCGAGTTATTATTATTCAATCAACATCTAAACCTGTTAACGATAGTTTAATGGAATTATTAATCGCTATTGACTCAATTAAACGAGCTAGTGCCAAAGCAATTAGTGTTGTAATTCCTTATTATGGATATGCACGTCAAGACCGTAAAGCTAAACCACGTGAACCAATTACAGCACGTTTAGTTGCAAAAATGATTGAGAGTGCGGGCGCAACTAGTGTATTAACTTGAGATATTCATTCTTTACAAACACAAGGTTTTTTTGATATTCCGTTTGATTCATTAGAGGCTGTATGAGTTTTAATGAAACATTATTTTAGTGCTTATAAAGATTCATCAAATATAACTATTGTTTCACCAGATTATGGTGGTGTCAAACGTGCTCGTGAAATTTCAATAGCTACAGGTGCAACATTAGCAATTGTTGATAAACGAAGATCTGGCAAAAATCAGGTGGAAATTAATAATGTATTAGGTGATGTTAAAGATCGTGATTGTGTAATTGTTGATGATATGATTGATACTGGTGGCACAATTTTAGGTGCTGCTAAAATTGTGCGTGAAAAAGGCGCTAAATCAATAACAATTATTGCTACACATGGTTTGTTTAATAATAATGCACGACAACATTTTCAACAAGCAATTAAAGATCGAATTATTAATAAAATTTGTATAGCTGATACAATTGAAAATGAACCTTTTGATGGTCTTGAAATTGTAAGTATCGCTCCAGCAATTGCCAAATGTATTGAAATTTATTCAGAGGGTACAGGTTCGATGTCGTTTGTACATGATGAAAATTCAAAAGTTTTATTTGCTAAAAAAATATATTAA
- the rnmV gene encoding ribonuclease M5, which yields MNKPIIKEVIIVEGKTDAQKIDQLVNAQIITTNGSEINKKTLALIKQAQLSKGIILFLDPDYQGERIRKIITNYLKDGIIKQCFISKDNMKNNSKKIGIAEANNDALLKALKSQGTFVINSIESITWLEYLSLNLNNKKIRLMLCDYLNISYCNHKQLFKRLNMMQKTFKEIKIIIEGF from the coding sequence ATGAATAAACCAATTATCAAAGAAGTTATTATTGTAGAAGGTAAAACAGATGCACAAAAAATTGATCAATTAGTAAATGCACAAATTATTACTACTAATGGATCAGAAATTAATAAAAAGACTTTAGCTTTAATTAAACAAGCACAATTATCAAAAGGAATTATTTTATTTTTAGATCCTGATTATCAAGGAGAAAGAATTCGTAAAATAATTACTAATTATTTAAAAGATGGCATTATTAAACAGTGTTTTATTAGTAAGGACAATATGAAGAATAATTCTAAAAAAATTGGAATTGCTGAAGCTAATAATGATGCTTTATTGAAAGCTTTGAAATCTCAAGGAACATTCGTTATTAATTCAATTGAATCTATTACTTGATTAGAATACTTAAGTTTAAATTTAAATAACAAAAAAATACGTTTAATGCTTTGTGATTATTTAAATATTAGTTATTGTAATCACAAACAATTATTTAAAAGATTAAACATGATGCAAAAAACATTTAAAGAAATTAAAATAATTATTGAAGGATTTTAA
- the rsmI gene encoding 16S rRNA (cytidine(1402)-2'-O)-methyltransferase, giving the protein MKLCDKEYILSVIATPIGNLEEVSERVIKCLNEAYVILCEDTRVTAKLLHLLNIYDYKKLISYHNFNEIQKLNEAINYIKKYPTALVSDAGYPTISDPGYKLINECHQQNIGIQVINGPSSLMHALVASGMCSQDFMFLGFLGKTQKQRVEKLKLYKNLQTTFVIYEAVHRIEKTLMDIYEIWGDILIFIGRELTKKNESHYYGYLSQLPPITEKGEFVIVIDNKINQDVIKNNNINECLIKIRDLMKQNFKLKDACKEVSKSSNFDSKELYKLIINQK; this is encoded by the coding sequence ATGAAATTATGTGATAAAGAATATATTTTATCTGTTATTGCTACACCAATTGGCAATCTTGAAGAAGTTAGTGAACGTGTTATTAAATGTTTAAATGAAGCTTATGTTATTTTATGTGAAGACACTCGAGTTACAGCTAAGCTGTTGCATCTATTAAATATTTATGATTACAAAAAATTAATTAGTTATCATAATTTTAATGAAATTCAAAAATTGAATGAAGCGATTAATTATATTAAAAAATATCCAACAGCTTTAGTTAGTGATGCAGGCTATCCAACAATTTCAGATCCTGGTTATAAATTAATTAATGAATGTCATCAACAAAATATTGGAATTCAAGTTATTAATGGTCCCTCAAGTTTGATGCATGCTCTAGTTGCTAGTGGAATGTGTTCGCAAGATTTTATGTTTTTAGGTTTTTTAGGTAAAACGCAAAAACAACGTGTTGAAAAACTAAAATTATATAAAAACTTGCAAACAACTTTTGTTATTTATGAAGCTGTGCACCGAATAGAAAAGACTTTAATGGATATATATGAAATATGAGGAGATATTTTAATTTTTATCGGGCGCGAACTAACAAAAAAAAATGAAAGTCATTATTATGGTTATCTTTCACAACTACCCCCAATTACTGAAAAAGGAGAGTTTGTAATTGTTATTGATAATAAGATCAATCAAGATGTTATTAAGAATAATAATATTAATGAATGTCTAATTAAAATTAGAGATTTAATGAAACAAAATTTTAAATTAAAAGATGCTTGTAAAGAAGTTAGTAAATCTTCTAATTTTGATAGTAAAGAATTATATAAATTAATAATTAATCAAAAATAA
- a CDS encoding replication-associated recombination protein A — protein sequence MLDKLIKTLKNPHSIDDIVGQKYLLDEIGIIRRMVNHHQVFNLIFYGPPGVGKSSLAKVLAQDLKVPFAFFNPVVDSKKQLMQIIEQALDLNNFIIIIDEIHRLNKDKQDILLPIIEANKIKLFATTTENPFFVINPALRSRCQLLSLKPLTSSQISERIKTLINVEEVFEPQAFNLLINKTNGDLRAVINTLEIIYLLYKEHKVDYVLLKRIMQESYALGSSDGDEIHDLKSAFHKSMRGSDCDAALYYLARLIIIGDFEAIYRRVSVCVHEDIGLANPNLCLRVDQGINSCRFLGYPENQVILANLVLQICLSNKSNSVYLAYQKAFEDAANGKQYSIPNHVRDAHYASAIKLGVHGYKYPHDFKNNYVNQQYLPRELTNKKYYVPQNNEQEFKLNQNQQKFKNNN from the coding sequence ATGTTAGATAAATTAATTAAAACTCTAAAAAATCCTCATAGTATTGATGACATTGTTGGTCAAAAATATTTATTAGATGAAATTGGTATAATTAGAAGAATGGTTAATCACCATCAAGTATTTAATTTAATTTTTTATGGCCCCCCAGGTGTAGGAAAATCATCGCTTGCTAAAGTTTTAGCACAAGATTTAAAAGTTCCATTTGCTTTTTTCAATCCAGTTGTTGATTCAAAAAAGCAATTAATGCAAATCATTGAACAAGCATTAGATTTAAATAACTTTATTATCATTATTGATGAAATTCATCGATTAAATAAAGATAAACAAGATATTTTATTACCAATTATTGAAGCAAATAAAATTAAATTATTTGCGACAACAACTGAAAATCCGTTTTTTGTTATTAACCCTGCTTTAAGAAGTCGTTGTCAACTATTATCATTAAAACCATTAACGAGTTCACAAATTAGTGAACGAATTAAAACTTTGATTAATGTTGAAGAAGTTTTTGAACCACAAGCTTTTAATTTATTAATTAATAAAACTAATGGAGATTTAAGGGCTGTTATCAATACATTAGAAATTATTTATTTATTATATAAAGAACATAAAGTTGATTATGTATTACTAAAACGTATTATGCAAGAATCATACGCATTAGGTAGTAGCGATGGCGATGAAATTCATGACTTAAAATCAGCTTTTCATAAATCAATGCGTGGAAGTGATTGTGATGCAGCTTTATATTATTTAGCACGTTTAATAATCATAGGTGATTTTGAAGCGATTTATCGAAGAGTTAGTGTTTGTGTTCATGAAGATATAGGTTTAGCTAATCCTAATCTATGTTTACGTGTTGATCAAGGAATTAATTCTTGTCGATTTTTAGGATATCCAGAAAATCAAGTAATTTTAGCTAATTTAGTTTTACAAATTTGTTTATCAAATAAATCAAACTCTGTATATCTTGCCTATCAAAAAGCATTTGAAGATGCTGCTAATGGCAAACAATATTCAATTCCAAATCATGTCCGTGATGCTCATTATGCATCAGCAATAAAATTGGGTGTTCATGGTTATAAATATCCACACGATTTTAAAAATAACTATGTTAATCAACAATATTTACCACGTGAATTAACAAACAAAAAATATTATGTTCCCCAAAACAACGAACAAGAGTTTAAATTAAACCAAAATCAACAAAAATTTAAAAATAATAATTAA
- the metG gene encoding methionine--tRNA ligase yields MLKQKKFFISTPIYYSSGNPHIGHAYTTIIADVLARYKRLFGYDVFFLTGMDEHGQKIQQKAFEENISPKALVDRNSIIFLNLWKRLNISFSKFIRTTQMDHEESVQKVFSYLYKQGKIYLGQWTGYYCVSCEENYNPAEIIKSQDNIMLCRMGHKLETKSEESYFYKMSDQAPFLKTYYQNHPNFIIPNERANEMVNNFLNNLEDLSISRTTFDWGIPIAENPKHVIYVWLDALMNYLTATGYLSNNEELFQKYWCDNETEIVHLLSKEIARFHCIYWPIFLNDLQIRFPSTILSHGWIITKEGKMSKSLGNVIDPNVLIDTYGVDALRYYLMADLSLFRDAIFSEDNLIETYNTQLANSYGNMISRTLGMLKKYRNNIVPKYVGCVLKNDEKLENLINKNIELVQENINKYSIDKALNCIQEILVEANKYIEDNKPWELAKNQQEQELDSLLVHLVKVIQVTTTLLSPILIEGSKKAVEQLNFDESFLTLASLASYDIFNYHKVNDSKPIFARIIVEKQ; encoded by the coding sequence ATGTTAAAACAAAAGAAATTTTTTATCTCTACTCCCATTTACTATTCTTCTGGAAATCCTCATATTGGTCATGCTTATACAACGATCATTGCTGATGTTTTAGCACGTTATAAACGCTTGTTTGGATATGATGTTTTCTTTTTAACAGGAATGGATGAGCATGGTCAAAAAATCCAACAAAAAGCTTTTGAAGAAAACATTTCTCCCAAAGCTTTGGTCGATCGTAATTCAATTATTTTTTTAAATTTATGAAAACGATTAAATATTAGTTTTTCAAAATTTATTCGTACAACGCAAATGGATCATGAAGAGTCTGTACAAAAAGTTTTTAGTTATTTATATAAACAAGGAAAAATTTATTTAGGCCAATGGACAGGTTATTATTGTGTATCATGCGAAGAAAATTATAATCCTGCTGAAATTATTAAAAGTCAAGATAATATAATGTTATGTCGCATGGGTCATAAATTAGAAACTAAGTCTGAAGAATCATATTTTTATAAAATGAGTGATCAAGCACCATTTTTAAAAACTTACTATCAAAATCATCCGAATTTCATTATTCCAAATGAACGTGCAAATGAAATGGTTAATAACTTCTTAAATAATTTAGAAGATTTAAGTATTTCACGTACTACTTTTGATTGAGGGATTCCTATTGCTGAAAATCCAAAACATGTAATTTATGTTTGATTAGATGCATTAATGAATTATTTAACTGCAACTGGTTATTTATCAAATAATGAGGAATTATTTCAAAAATATTGATGTGATAATGAAACTGAAATTGTTCATTTATTATCAAAGGAAATTGCGCGTTTTCACTGCATTTATTGACCAATCTTTTTAAATGATTTACAAATTCGTTTTCCATCAACAATTTTATCACATGGATGAATCATTACAAAAGAAGGCAAAATGTCTAAATCATTAGGCAATGTAATTGATCCTAATGTTTTAATTGATACTTATGGTGTGGATGCACTTCGTTATTATTTAATGGCTGATTTAAGTTTATTTAGAGATGCTATTTTTAGTGAAGATAATTTGATTGAAACTTATAATACTCAATTAGCAAATAGTTATGGTAACATGATTTCAAGAACATTGGGAATGTTAAAAAAATATCGAAATAATATAGTTCCAAAATATGTTGGTTGTGTTTTAAAAAATGATGAAAAATTAGAAAATTTAATTAATAAAAATATTGAATTAGTTCAAGAAAACATTAATAAATATAGTATTGATAAAGCACTTAATTGCATTCAAGAAATTTTAGTTGAAGCAAATAAATATATTGAAGATAATAAACCTTGAGAATTAGCTAAAAATCAACAAGAGCAAGAATTAGATTCACTTTTAGTTCATTTAGTAAAAGTTATTCAAGTAACTACTACTTTATTATCACCAATTTTAATTGAAGGAAGTAAAAAAGCAGTTGAACAATTAAATTTTGATGAATCTTTTTTAACTTTAGCTAGTTTAGCATCTTATGATATATTCAACTACCATAAAGTTAATGATTCAAAACCAATTTTTGCAAGAATCATTGTAGAAAAACAATAA
- a CDS encoding PstS family phosphate ABC transporter substrate-binding protein, with product MRLRYKILCASLGVVGVVGVIAAISIDYKQIPIVYANGSSSVLPLIQALSEKHHKQDIISNAGGSSLGIIEAVEQRTNIGVSSRSPNIDFEQQSVEKSHVVYDKWKQNQLKTYTIAWDGIGIIYKLNKTNHELVLTKDNIIKLFKAFTGNEQVSYYDLDPQLPKTPILAYSRTGGANASGTAEAFLTSNPLISKKEFKKKYHDIYKVIEAGTYGKLIRSTEESNTQAWTNISKDNVDGSITYLSTGFILKNYDQIIAKGYKIAYLQNKDLKNYLPFEINENKQEIVNVAKTYGWYRPFNLVFSLNMQGIKNTKEFVWWLLTNKKVEKIIQESGFIPLTFEQKNSMFLKPYKDEQSFQEAINNQSAKNNFFVSDFELIESNRINILGAKSA from the coding sequence ATGAGGTTAAGATATAAAATCTTATGCGCTAGCTTAGGAGTGGTTGGTGTTGTTGGTGTTATTGCTGCAATATCAATTGATTATAAACAAATTCCAATTGTTTATGCAAATGGTAGTTCATCAGTATTACCCTTAATTCAGGCCTTATCTGAAAAACATCATAAACAAGATATTATTTCTAATGCTGGAGGTTCTTCGTTAGGAATAATTGAAGCTGTTGAACAAAGAACTAATATAGGCGTAAGTTCACGTAGTCCAAATATTGATTTTGAGCAACAAAGTGTTGAAAAAAGTCATGTAGTTTATGATAAGTGAAAACAAAATCAATTGAAAACTTATACAATTGCTTGAGATGGTATAGGCATTATTTATAAACTCAATAAAACTAATCATGAATTAGTTTTAACAAAAGACAATATTATTAAATTGTTTAAAGCTTTTACTGGGAATGAACAAGTAAGTTATTATGATCTTGATCCCCAATTACCAAAAACACCAATTTTAGCTTATTCACGCACAGGTGGAGCAAATGCCTCAGGGACAGCCGAGGCTTTTTTGACTTCTAATCCATTAATTTCTAAAAAAGAATTTAAAAAAAAATATCATGATATTTATAAGGTTATTGAAGCTGGTACTTATGGCAAATTAATAAGAAGTACTGAAGAATCGAATACTCAAGCTTGAACAAATATTTCTAAAGATAATGTAGATGGATCAATAACTTATTTATCAACAGGTTTTATTCTTAAAAATTATGATCAAATTATTGCTAAAGGATATAAGATTGCTTATTTACAAAATAAAGATTTAAAAAATTATTTACCTTTTGAAATTAATGAAAACAAACAAGAAATTGTTAATGTTGCTAAAACTTATGGATGATATCGACCTTTTAATTTAGTTTTTAGTTTAAATATGCAAGGAATTAAAAATACTAAAGAATTCGTTTGATGATTATTAACCAATAAAAAAGTTGAAAAAATCATTCAAGAATCAGGGTTTATTCCCCTTACTTTTGAACAAAAAAATTCAATGTTCTTAAAACCTTATAAAGATGAACAATCTTTTCAAGAAGCCATTAACAATCAAAGCGCAAAAAACAATTTTTTTGTAAGTGATTTTGAATTAATAGAATCAAATAGAATTAATATATTAGGAGCAAAATCAGCATAA
- the pstA gene encoding phosphate ABC transporter permease PstA: MSILNLNSQQTKKIIFNKKIKDKLAKTLVISFAWLFSICFIGLVVFIIIRSIPGFEAYGLKNIFWSKNFNLADYAAGSSVWFPLAITLLVSFGAIIIAAPIGIKTATFIKFRIKNKRLQKFFRVTILALAGIPSVIFGLFAIQSLGPAISFVFHIDTVQNITTSMFMLAFIIIPTIISLTLSTYDGIDMRLIENGIGMGSSYTRSIYKIFKKEARGGIIIAIIIALGRAIGETMAISMILSDQGYQNIFGTGFLQIMHSALRPLGAVISANMFAENGGEGLRGLLYIYGIVLFVAIMILNGLVTYLTRKRSKKTYAWFIKLEKSLAYIVCFIPDQLKILYEKITHRSQYKLHVNNLDNLNNYITDRIQNRKLKRLYTVHKLFFESLAFMVAFAFLAWISLDILVNGIKAINLPTSTVVAYTKNTTGQATINTLIIIIVAILIGLPFSLFVAIYINEYAKNKWPKKVLLFFIDSFGSTPSIIFGMFGLVIFIEIFGFTSMGNIGKSLLAGALTITLVVLPTFTRSIQQSLKAVPMSIRENAYGLGCSKWETIVKLVLPQAKKGIISAIVLTIGRIVAETAPLYLTAGLSSAQSITILNPGQTLTTRIYAQLYENNTNIAHNVMYESAFITLWLVIALIIIAHVIVPYFEFIKHDIKKWFKILKNYLRAPYMRDIKVFKPQIYQKHLYLTHNQAKIMGYNESVNKVAKIGLKLYEIRYVDDEQIQKELLKVRG; this comes from the coding sequence ATGAGTATTTTAAATCTTAATTCGCAACAGACTAAAAAAATCATTTTTAACAAAAAAATAAAAGATAAACTAGCTAAAACGTTAGTTATTAGTTTTGCTTGATTATTTTCTATTTGTTTTATTGGTTTAGTTGTTTTTATTATTATTCGTTCAATACCTGGCTTTGAAGCTTATGGATTAAAAAACATTTTTTGAAGCAAGAATTTTAACTTAGCTGATTATGCTGCTGGTTCATCAGTTTGATTTCCATTAGCAATTACTTTGCTTGTTTCGTTTGGTGCAATTATAATTGCTGCTCCAATTGGTATTAAAACAGCTACTTTTATTAAGTTTAGAATTAAAAACAAAAGATTACAAAAATTTTTTAGAGTCACGATTTTAGCATTAGCTGGAATTCCTTCAGTTATTTTTGGATTATTTGCTATTCAGTCTTTAGGTCCTGCAATTTCGTTTGTTTTCCACATTGATACTGTTCAAAACATTACTACGTCAATGTTTATGTTAGCGTTTATTATTATTCCGACAATTATTTCTTTAACGCTAAGCACATATGATGGTATTGATATGCGTTTAATTGAAAATGGGATAGGAATGGGAAGTTCTTATACACGTTCAATTTATAAGATTTTTAAAAAAGAAGCTCGTGGTGGTATCATTATTGCCATTATTATTGCCTTAGGTCGTGCGATCGGCGAAACAATGGCCATTAGTATGATTTTAAGTGATCAAGGTTACCAAAACATTTTTGGTACTGGTTTTTTACAAATTATGCACTCTGCTCTTCGTCCATTAGGTGCTGTAATTTCAGCTAACATGTTCGCTGAAAATGGTGGCGAAGGTTTAAGAGGATTACTATATATTTATGGGATCGTTTTATTTGTAGCGATTATGATTTTAAATGGCCTTGTAACTTATTTAACAAGAAAACGTTCAAAGAAAACATATGCTTGATTTATTAAATTAGAAAAAAGTTTAGCTTATATAGTTTGTTTTATACCAGATCAATTAAAAATTTTATATGAGAAAATTACGCATCGTTCCCAATATAAATTACATGTAAACAATTTGGATAACTTAAATAACTATATTACAGATCGTATTCAAAATCGAAAACTAAAACGTTTATATACTGTTCACAAATTATTTTTTGAATCATTAGCGTTTATGGTTGCTTTTGCTTTTTTAGCTTGAATTTCACTAGATATTTTAGTTAATGGAATTAAAGCAATTAATTTACCAACATCAACAGTAGTAGCTTATACAAAAAACACAACTGGACAAGCAACAATTAATACTTTAATAATTATTATTGTTGCAATTTTAATTGGTTTACCATTTTCATTGTTTGTCGCAATTTATATTAATGAATATGCTAAAAATAAATGACCAAAAAAAGTTTTATTATTTTTTATTGATTCATTTGGATCAACGCCTTCGATTATTTTTGGGATGTTTGGTTTAGTTATTTTTATTGAAATTTTTGGTTTTACTTCAATGGGTAATATTGGTAAATCACTATTAGCGGGTGCTTTAACAATTACTTTAGTAGTCCTTCCAACATTTACACGTTCAATTCAACAATCTTTAAAAGCAGTACCAATGAGCATTCGTGAAAATGCTTATGGATTGGGATGTTCAAAGTGAGAAACAATTGTTAAATTAGTTTTACCACAAGCAAAAAAAGGAATTATTTCTGCGATTGTATTAACAATTGGTCGAATTGTAGCTGAAACTGCACCATTGTATTTAACAGCAGGTTTATCATCAGCTCAAAGCATAACAATTTTAAATCCTGGACAAACATTAACAACACGTATTTATGCTCAATTATATGAAAATAATACAAATATTGCTCATAATGTAATGTACGAATCTGCTTTTATTACTTTATGATTAGTTATTGCATTAATCATCATTGCTCACGTTATTGTTCCTTATTTTGAATTTATTAAACATGATATTAAAAAATGGTTTAAAATTTTAAAAAATTATCTTCGCGCACCTTACATGCGTGATATTAAAGTTTTCAAACCACAAATTTATCAAAAACATCTTTATTTAACACATAATCAAGCCAAAATCATGGGATATAATGAATCAGTAAATAAAGTTGCTAAAATTGGTTTAAAGTTATATGAAATTCGTTATGTTGATGATGAACAAATTCAAAAAGAGTTATTAAAAGTTAGGGGATAA
- the pstB gene encoding phosphate ABC transporter ATP-binding protein PstB, protein MNDQKDNKEIQTIVPLNQKTNLNELDAKAIYDEFQKLNKYQRAFAWLKLPKQKKAELKQFLNKKKTQVDLLKEDFNHANVFEIRNFNFWYMNRTKHVLHDLNLDIKRNKVTAFIGPSGCGKSTFLRNLNQLNDLIEGTSHEGEIYFLGTNTRSKKISSLELRTRIGMVFQKPTPFEMSIFDNVAYGPRNNGINDRKILEKIVEKSLKSAALWDEVKDDLDKAGNALSGGQQQRLCIARAIALEPEVLLMDEPTSALDPIATAKIEELILELKKKYSIIIVTHSMAQAQRISDETVFFYQGWIEEAGETKTIFIHPKNKRTKDYISGKIG, encoded by the coding sequence ATGAATGATCAAAAAGACAATAAAGAAATTCAAACAATTGTTCCTTTAAATCAAAAAACTAATTTAAATGAATTGGATGCTAAAGCAATTTATGATGAATTTCAAAAATTAAATAAATACCAAAGAGCTTTTGCTTGACTAAAACTTCCAAAACAAAAAAAAGCTGAATTAAAGCAATTTTTAAATAAGAAAAAAACGCAAGTTGATTTGCTAAAAGAAGATTTTAATCACGCAAATGTTTTTGAAATTCGAAACTTTAATTTTTGATATATGAATCGAACAAAACATGTTCTACATGATTTAAATTTGGATATTAAAAGAAATAAAGTAACAGCATTTATTGGCCCAAGTGGTTGTGGTAAATCAACTTTTTTAAGAAATTTAAATCAATTAAACGATTTAATAGAAGGGACTAGTCACGAAGGTGAAATTTATTTTTTAGGAACTAATACACGTTCAAAAAAAATATCATCATTAGAATTAAGAACACGAATCGGGATGGTTTTTCAAAAACCAACACCATTTGAAATGAGTATTTTTGATAATGTTGCATATGGTCCACGAAATAATGGAATTAATGATCGTAAAATTTTAGAAAAAATTGTTGAAAAATCATTAAAAAGTGCAGCTTTATGAGATGAAGTTAAAGATGATTTAGATAAAGCTGGGAACGCTTTATCAGGTGGTCAGCAACAACGTTTATGTATTGCGCGAGCAATTGCTTTAGAGCCAGAAGTGTTGTTAATGGATGAACCAACAAGTGCTTTAGATCCAATTGCAACAGCTAAAATTGAAGAATTAATATTAGAATTAAAAAAGAAATATTCTATTATTATTGTGACTCACTCAATGGCACAAGCCCAGCGAATAAGTGATGAAACTGTGTTTTTTTATCAAGGGTGAATTGAAGAAGCGGGAGAAACAAAAACTATTTTTATCCATCCTAAAAATAAAAGAACAAAAGATTATATTTCTGGAAAGATTGGTTAA
- a CDS encoding phosphate signaling complex PhoU family protein: MATNYFLMKESQCDLLNDFKNFFQMVIDNQKLICDLLKNDQSSYKETYEKACFLEKKVNTTYADMLEEIMWIIQRDQPRASYLRFFIAGINSIKDLERISDHSEIICEYFLETEFDEEQKNFFLTSFEISNQILSDLYDFFDKNEFSVNTIEHIKDLRSKSIMKINKNLIQSLHDQSKLLDENSNYIKLILMYRHIERNIEHGINIVQNFGNVHITSR; the protein is encoded by the coding sequence ATGGCTACTAATTATTTTTTAATGAAAGAATCACAATGTGATTTACTAAATGATTTTAAAAACTTTTTTCAAATGGTAATTGATAATCAAAAACTAATTTGTGATTTATTAAAAAACGATCAATCATCATATAAAGAAACATATGAAAAAGCTTGTTTTTTAGAAAAAAAAGTTAATACAACATATGCTGATATGTTAGAAGAAATTATGTGAATTATTCAACGTGACCAACCACGTGCTAGTTATTTACGTTTTTTTATTGCAGGAATCAATTCTATTAAAGATTTAGAAAGAATTTCTGATCACTCTGAAATTATTTGTGAATACTTTTTAGAAACTGAATTTGATGAAGAACAAAAAAATTTTTTTTTAACTAGCTTTGAGATTTCTAATCAAATTCTTTCTGATTTATATGATTTTTTTGATAAAAATGAATTTAGTGTCAATACAATTGAACATATTAAAGATTTACGTTCTAAATCAATTATGAAAATCAATAAAAATTTAATTCAGTCCTTACATGATCAATCAAAACTATTAGATGAAAACTCAAATTATATTAAATTAATTTTAATGTATCGTCATATTGAACGAAATATTGAACATGGCATAAATATTGTGCAGAACTTTGGTAATGTGCACATTACCAGTCGTTAA
- a CDS encoding heavy-metal-associated domain-containing protein, whose product MTYMLLTSSDLHCGSCSSNLYNVLEKIGAQNISVNILNSEFAFEFEENKIADQDVIKEINKNGFKTNILEKYIY is encoded by the coding sequence ATGACTTATATGCTATTAACATCTAGTGACTTACATTGCGGGTCATGTTCTTCAAATTTATATAATGTACTTGAAAAGATTGGCGCACAAAATATTAGTGTAAATATTTTAAATTCAGAATTTGCTTTTGAATTTGAAGAAAATAAAATTGCTGATCAAGATGTAATTAAAGAAATCAATAAAAATGGTTTCAAAACAAATATTTTAGAAAAATACATATACTAA